DNA from Microtus ochrogaster isolate Prairie Vole_2 unplaced genomic scaffold, MicOch1.0 UNK91, whole genome shotgun sequence:
atctgtgagttcgagaccagcctggtctacaagagctagttccaggacaggctccaaaaccacagagaaaccctgtctcaaaaaaccaaaaaaaaaaaatagacaacaaaATTCAATCTAAACCAATGGACAAGTAATtcaatcaataaaagtaaatgatATCCTGAAATGATAAAGAGGATGTGTGATCTCTGGAATTTGTTGTAACAAAACTAGATCCATATTTATAATAACAAAGACTGACCATAACCTGAAAGAGTTATAGAGATCCAACAAGCAAAATCAAATTATCACTTTTAATCTAATACGAAGTGACTAATGaactgggcattggtggtgcacaccattaatcccagcacctaggaggcagaggcaggcaggtctctgtgagtttgaggccagcctggtctacagaggaaagaTTAATTGACAAAGCAGGTGTCAGAGAGCACTTCAGGAGAGCCTTCAGTCTCATGTAGTACCAAACACTAGGTGAGAGCTGATGCAGCCATGAAGAAGAGCCAGACACTGTGTATTTTGCACGCTGCGGTCAGGATTTGTGGTTCTTAGCCAAAGACACAAAGGCAGCATTGCAGCGAGAttgagtgagagtgtgtgtgatcGGGGCAacactttctggttggatttattGGTCCATCCTATGGGTCAGGGGTTCTCCTCTTTCCTGATCTATACAATACTCTTTCTTGGTGCCTTTCACTGAGCAGGAGGTTCCATACATCTACCAAAAGAGCCAGCCTCTAGagggtttctttcctttcaaaacaATTTTACACAGATGTATTTCTCTCCTGTCAGCCAATAATCATCAAACAAAACATTTCCTTACCTCCACCCCCTACTGTAGTCCCTTGTCTAACTTCATGATTCATCTTAGCAGGCTAAGAcatgagaagaaacagaaacacgtCGCTAGACACTGCGGTGACAGATTTCATTCTCCTCGGCTTGGCTCACCCTCCAAACCTAAGAACCTTCCTCTTCCTGGTCTTCTTCCTCATTTACATCCTGACACAGCTGGGAAACCTGCTCATTCTGCTCACTGTGTGGGCTGACCCCAAGCTGCATGCCCGTCCTATGTACATTCTTCTAGGTGTGCTCTCGTTCCTGGACATGTGGCTCTCCTCGGTCATTGTTCCTCGAATTATATTAAATTTCACTCCTGCCAGCAAGGTTATCCCATTTGGTGGCTGTGTAGCTCAACTGTATTTTTTCCACTTCCTAGGCAGTACTCAGTGCTTCCTCTACACTTTGATGGCCTATGACAGGTACCTGGCAATATGCCAACCTCTTCGCTACCCTGTGCTCATGAATGGAAAGTTATGCACCATCTTAGTGGCTGGAGCTTGGGTAGCTGGCTCCATCCACGGGTCTATTCAAGCCAGCCTGACCTTCCGGTTGCCCTACTGCGGACCAAAGCAAA
Protein-coding regions in this window:
- the LOC101982088 gene encoding olfactory receptor 10G2 yields the protein MRRNRNTSLDTAVTDFILLGLAHPPNLRTFLFLVFFLIYILTQLGNLLILLTVWADPKLHARPMYILLGVLSFLDMWLSSVIVPRIILNFTPASKVIPFGGCVAQLYFFHFLGSTQCFLYTLMAYDRYLAICQPLRYPVLMNGKLCTILVAGAWVAGSIHGSIQASLTFRLPYCGPKQIDYFICDIPAVLRLACADTTVNELVTFVDIGVVAASCFMLILLSYANIVLAILKIRTADGRRRAFSTCGSHLTVVTVYYVPCIFIYLRAGSKSPLDGAVAVFYTVITPLLNPLIYTLRNQDMKSALKRLRAGRRNVGGEK